A genome region from Euphorbia lathyris chromosome 4, ddEupLath1.1, whole genome shotgun sequence includes the following:
- the LOC136227157 gene encoding serine carboxypeptidase-like 40 produces MEKKGYFVIFLVVILIGENEAKRQGDAIDKLYRAEYLRLSHIIKEQSSPQLDLDLKKLVASRGFPAPLQNNEKEELNLKQRDLIKILPGQPFVKFSQYGGYITVDQIAGRAFYYYFAESHTPLTSPLFLWLNGGPGCSSLGYGAMHEIGPFRVLSDTNTLYLNKFSWNNVANVLFVESPAKVGYSYSNRTLDYSTYGDGLTAADNYMFVVKWLERFPEYKDRDLYIGGESYSGHYVPQLANLILQHNIEFPNFPTINLKGIIIGNPALNLETDVEGMFDYFAGHGLCSLENIQDVKHNCKFTAERNDSLPCLNAIFKTYINVNDIDIYSIFSPVCNSLSQAASSNNKIASVEVIDPCSIYYVYVYLNKVEVQAAMHANTTNLDHPWAPCSDEVIDQWKEKPNSVLPLLKQFMDKGLKVWLFSGDQDAKIPFLATQYSIKTLNLTTKAEWYAWFSNGEVGGYAEEYTGNLTFATVRGAGHEVPYYQPGRALTIFQSFISGTSLPQKVPDAPPPN; encoded by the exons ATGGAAAAGAAGGgttattttgttatatttttggTAGTGATATTGATAGGAGAAAATGAGGCGAAGAGGCAAGGGGATGCAATTGACAAGCTTTACAGAGCAGAGTATTTAAGACTATCTCATATCATTAAAGAGCAGTCATCTCCACAACTTGATCTAGATCTAAAGAAACTAGTTGCAAGTAGAGGTTTTCCTGCTCCATTACAGAATAATGAAAAAGAGGAATTGAATTTAAAACAAAGAGATTTGATTAAGATATTGCCAGGACAACCATTCGTTAAGTTTTCACAATATGGTGGTTATATTACTGTGGATCAAATAGCTGGGAGggctttttattattattttgctgAATCTCATACACCTCTAACTTCTCCTCTTTTTCTATGGCTTAATGGAG GACCTGGGTGTTCATCTTTGGGGTACGGGGCAATGCATGAGATTGGACCATTTCGGGTACTTAGTGATACCAATACACTCTACCTAAACAAATTTTCATGGAACAATG TTGCAAATGTGTTGTTTGTGGAGTCACCTGCAAAAGTAGGATATTCATACTCAAATAGGACATTAGATTATTCAACATACGGGGACGGGCTAACCGCCGCGGATAATTACATGTTCGTAGTAAAATGGTTGGAGAGGTTTCCAGAATACAAAGACAGAGATTTATACATAGGTGGAGAGAGCTACTCAGGTCATTATGTCCCCCAACTTGCTAACCTCATTCTACAACACAACATCGAATTCCCTAACTTCCCCACTATCAACCTCAAAGGCATCATT ATTGGCAATCCAGCACTGAATCTGGAAACAGATGTTGAAGGGATGTTTGATTATTTTGCAGGACATGGTTTATGTTCACTAGAGAATATACAAGATGTGAAACATAACTGTAAATTCACAGCTGAAAGAAATGACTCCCTTCCTTGTCTCAATGCCATTTTCAAGACCTATATTAATGTCAATGATATTGATATTTACAGCATTTTTTCTCCTGTATGCAACTCTTTATCTCAAGCTGCATCTTCCAACAACAAGATTGCATCA GTGGAAGTAATAGATCCATGTAGTATATattatgtgtatgtgtatctgaATAAGGTAGAAGTACAAGCAGCAATGCATGCAAATACAACAAACCTTGATCATCCATGGGCACCCTGTAGTGATGAAGTTATTGATCAATGGAAAGAGAAGCCcaattctgttcttcctttaCTGAAACAATTCATGGATAAAGGCTTAAAAGTCTGGCTTTTTAG CGGGGATCAAGATGCTAAAATACCATTTCTTGCTACTCAATATTCAATAAAGACGTTGAATCTTACAACCAAGGCAGAATGGTATGCTTGGTTTTCAAATGGGGAGGTAGGAGGATATGCTGAAGAGTATACCGGAAACTTGACCTTTGCAACTGTTAGAGGAGCTGGACATGAAGTACCATATTATCAACCTGGGAGAGCACTTACTATCTTTCAATCTTTCATTTCTGGAACTTCTCTTCCACAAAAAGTTCCCGATGCTCCTCCACCCAACtaa